A segment of the Ipomoea triloba cultivar NCNSP0323 chromosome 1, ASM357664v1 genome:
gtaaaaacaaaaaagtttcaTCCGTATCCTATAAAGCTATAAAATTATTCAATTGAATCTAAACCGACCTATTTAGTAGGCTAATTCTTCCACGCTTGACACAcgtcattttaaatatttttatttttgtttttttaaaaaacttatttatttatttattaaaaaaaaaaaaaaaagagtacaaccagtGGCTATCCACCGAGAACAAATGTTGACGGCCTATTTCACAGACAGCCATGGTTGTCCTCATGACAGATATTGGCGGCCATGGTCGTCTTCCAGATATCTAGAACATGGTTGCCGCCCTCACTCCAAACAGTCATGGTTGTCCGTGGCCGTCCCTACTCCCCAGACGCCCATGGCTGTCCATGGCTATCTGGGGACGACCCGGGATAGCCAATAGCCGTCTAGAAATATGGAAGACGGCCATGGTCGTCAATCATTGACAACTGTGGTTGTTGTGAGGATAGCCACGATTGTCCGTGAAGGAGGCAATCACCGGTTGTCCTCGCTGGACAGCCAATGGctgcacttttttttattttttaaatttaaatttaataaataaataattaattttttaaaaaataaaaataataaaatttaaaaacaacatGTGTGAAGCTTGGAAGAATTAATCTGCTAAACAGGtcaatttaaattcaattgaacaattttacagGTTTTAGGAAATATGAATGAAGTTTTGTTTACTtaaatgacctaattgcactatttaGTTTACTTTAAGGGCcaatttgactttttttcttattattatttaccagTCAATTTTTTTCCACATGCTAATAAGTAAAACTGTTTTGATTGAATCATGTTTTCACGGAATAAAAAATCTCCAAAATTTTACGATTTTGTTCATTATCTATTAATatgttatgacttatgagttaAAAAAATTTGTCCTTATGACCCATTATATTATCATGTAAATAACGGTTTtagaatttcaaaatttttgaaacaAAAGACTTACATCACAATATAATGATGCTAAAGAAAGAACTAATTATTCagacttaaacaaatttttttacctCTATTAATATTAGTGACCAATATTAATAATTCTAGTGAGGATTTTTATTTTCACTAGAAATTTTAtggttttattttatagtataaacGATATGTCTAGGAATAGTATTACTCATTAGCTAGTgtctattataattatatataacatcaaacataaaaacaagagaaacaattttaataaaaaaaaaaatgacgccACAAAAATAGTTTTCATAAAAAAACATCTACCACATAAAGAGGTAAACCACACAGCATAAATTCCGTGCAATGGTCTTGTCCGAGAACAAGCAAGACTTGACGCTAGAAGCTTCTTATggaaaacaaaaacatttgGGATTGGTCGAAATAAATTGTAGAGACCGGTTGAAATTCGCACTTTCCTTGGTAGTACGTGTTACGATATTCTATCTTATACATAGTGATGACCTCATTCTCGAGTCGTTTAAGACTTTAAGGTGGCGATTTTTACGTTACGTTGTATCATATGCATTATATTAGTGGCAGTCTGCAGAAGCTTATATTCATTCGACTGTTCATTATGCGGCGTTGAATCTGTGCTGTAATCCGCTAGCTCTGTACACGTACGTACTACTGTTGGCCTTGGTGGAaatgtgatgatgatgaaatcACCATATTGAATGTTGCACTACAATCTCAAGTTATCGTCGTCATGGCTTAAGAAGTCGCTGGTTTCGATGAGGTTTGTGTggttatatatgagagttgccAATTTAGAAGACAAATTAATTCTCGTCCCACGATTGTGACTACTGCTGTAGATCAGAGGATATATAAATTGAAGTTTACCCTTTTACTATcctctttctttttctattttatgtgAATTCACGAGGTGTTTTGAGTATTTTTCTGTATGAACTATCTGAGTTCACCTGGCTAATTTTGGCTCGCTCCGAGAAACTCAGAAACtagtcaaagaaaaataatcACTTGCAAAAATCAAATTCTGGTCATCTCAAAATTCTTCTCCacaaaaaaatttctttaatttgccgCTTTAGCCCCCGCTTTGCGTTACTCTTTTACTATCCGAATAGGGCGTTTGCGTGGATAGCTAACGACTAAGTTTAGTGTCAAtactatattaatataatatttatttttcacttataactcttttataaaatttaaaatttaatagaatATTCTGTAAAatatcataattttaaaataaaaagtaaaacaataagTTCAACTAATTATACAACTCATGAGAATTTACAAATAAGAAATTCATAGGCACAATCCACATTCTCAATCCCCTTCTAGATGAATTTACAACACGCTCAATGCATTTAGCATTCACaaattccttaaaaaaaataaattcatgaTTTCAAAATTCTCCAAATTTTGATTTGAACCaaactttttgactttttttttttcttagcgTAATACTAACTAGAAActgaaaattagaaaaaaaaaaaaaagttcaaaatattaaaaattagttcattaaaataagtaatttaattttacgCAATTAGATTTCTATATAGATTTGTAGAGATTAATAACAAATAGGATTACTTGGTATCTCTAGGTATGATTGCCTTACTACTAGCTTGCTTTATTGTCGTCCACTGCTACACATCTTACTACTAGCTTAGTCTACTGTTGTCTGAATtcctcctttaatttttttctttccaaacttcacTCATGTGATAAACTGAGTTGTTCATGCGGGCATtgtcctttttttcttcttacttCTTTGACTTTCttatttttttgacaatttgAGGATGCTTCTACATAGGAAATTTGGGGGTTCTAAGATACtaacttaattatattattgtcagGATCAAATGCTTACCACTacaccaaaataaaattataactttAGGCATATAGTGATAATTAAGCACTTGATCTTTGCAACTAGTACTAGAGCATCCAGGTTATGTGTTTGAATCTCATTAAGAGTATGTTCTGCAATTGAAGTTGATACTTGATAGGTGCTCGGAGGGTGATTATTGGGTTGAAGCTTGGAGGCCAACTCTAGCATCCAATCCTACCATCGAAATGTGGCACTTACTGTTATGCaagtatataaggaaataaagttgcgcattCATTATTAGCTACAACGATTGGCAAAGTGATAAGCACTCGATCGATCTTAACAATTGGTaggtgcaactttatttcttgacAGTCGGTATCAAAACAGGCCACTGATTTGATCTCATTTAGAACATTTTGGACAGTTAAGCCTTGCAAGTGTAGTCTAGCATCCTACTATCAAAATGTGGCATTATTACTGCGCAATTATAAGGAAGTAAAGTTGCATAATCGCTACTAGTTATAACTAATTTCTAAAATAAGTTTACAACATTGCATTGAAACTCAACTAGTACATAGATCCATTATATTTGAGCTaagtttatttataataaatgacCTTCTTTACATAAAACAATAAGTATATTCCTGGAGAACAAAATTTTAGGCCATATGTCAAGATTCTATTagaggaagaaagaaaatgaaagaaatacaAATTGTCgtacaattcattttttttttttaataattagggCATATCACGTTAATAAGAAGCAGTATAAAAATCgtaactaaaaatgaaagcaCATCTACTAGTATTACTGCTCatttataagtttcttatttaaataatgtagcTAGTATACAACATGTGTAATAATCAAACTACAAGATCTATTACACAACAGGATGACCATACGTTGTGACTGAAGGTCTAAAACATCTTTGATATTGATAAGACAGAATTTAGCTTAACCCTGGAGAAAAGTACAGATGGAACGAACATTCTGAGACCCTCAAAAAACCTCGTGGAACCAATTCAAGGTAGACGAGTATGGTGATGTTTACGAGAGTGGTCTGGGCAACTGTCAACAGTAATATAACTTAACTTTGGATATGATTCAGGCTCCACTGTACTGTGATAATTGAAAAACCTAAGGGCCTTGATGGTTATGGATCCCCACGTATGTAGTTATTACATAACTTGGATCCTCTTTGTCTCTTTCAACTCTTTTCTTCACTTGGCACCCATTCACTGAGCACCTGTAGTAATTCCTGTTCATAAATCAACAATATACATACTATTAAACTAATAttacacgttttttttttttacttttttttttacttctacTGATATTcgatgttatttaaaaaaaaaaaaaaaatcgaatctTAGTTTTAATCCATTTTTTACCCTTCCTAGAATAGAAACAGAAGCTACCACAACTGTACAAGTATCATTTTTGCTATAAATGTATGACCATATTTATTGCTCCTCTCCCTTTCATTGGCcacttaaatttttattttggacTGTGGTTCCATAAAAGTTGGTATCTATACAGCTTTAAAAAAGGTTTAGctgtttactaaaaaaaaaaaaaaagtttagctAACATATATAGGGGAGGGTGCATGCTTCAGGTAAAAATATGCTCCCACCTAAAAACTAAGGACTAATTTAATACACTTATTTGGATAGTTTAACGGTTGAAAATTGCAATAAAATATAGGAAAAAGGTaggttcattttaaaaattttaataattataaaattgactgagatatttttttttcattctaaaacCTTCAATAACAATTGATGAACGGCGGTTAAGATCAATCCTCACTTTTTACAATAGAATCTTGTTCCCATAGTATCcttaccctatatatatatataatagggcAGGATCAAAGGAGAACCAATCTTCTATACAGACGTGTGAACTCCATAACAGGTATTAGTGGTTGCACAACCAGATGTTTAGACATTACAAATTGCATAATCGtaatttcaaattataaattataaattgtcactgtattttttaaaaagtactttatagtgtttttttatagtaatttttcaGGTGTATAACCAATCATTACAAATGTACAATCAAGCATTATGAGTTACACAAAAGTAGTTCGCACTGATTTACATTACAAAATGTACAATCaggcatatatataattagtcaCTTCACAAATACCCAAATATTATAAAGCAATTGTGAAACCTTATTGTACTCACATCATTGAGTAAATTATATATGGATAAAAACTTAACAAAActatcatttttctttataattactTCGGTCCTTTTCTTTCTAGTTTGGATAACAAATGAAACATGTAAATTAAGGAAGAAGATATGGGTACGTAGAAACAAGTTGTCTAAAGCTAAGAGGGGTTGACACTTGACATACTTAACCTATGGCTTTTTGttagtgttttaatttgttttgaaaatgacCATTTTGTTTGATACAATAATTACTTTAATGTTCAGAGATACAGTGAATATAATATCTTATGTgtgcaaattaaagaattaatgaTATCAACCTCATTGCTAGCCCCACCATATCCACATGTAATTTCCTAGAAATTAAGTCAGCTTTTATAAAATAGGAATCCATTTCAAGATATTAAGGTAGTCCAATCACGGCTTAGTGATGGGAATAGATCAGAAGATTTCCATTGAGAAACCAGACAacatacttgtaacatacacGTCTCAGCATGCTTTTTTCAAATGTTTCAgtttcaataatgtttcatGCATGCccatataacttaaaataagagcaaatatcaattttggtcccacgactattaacaaaatgacacttttggttcacatatttaatttttattaattttggttCCACGATTACTATTTTTGTGCCAAAATTTATCGTGCCGGTCACCCATCCTTTTAAAACATgtcgaaatctaaaatttttagaggtattttcgtctttttcaactcaatatcccaatttgagcatgaataaagagatgtAAGCCCTAAGATTGATCACGATTCACAttttcctcctcaaattaaggtaaaatgagaatgaaaactgcaaattttgattaatcttagaacttaaatccatttattcatgctcaaattgggatattaagttgaaaatgacgaaaatacccttaacaattttatatttttgcacagtttaaacggatgggtgactgCTGCGCGATGAATTTtagcactaaaacaatagtcgtggatgaaaattggtactaaaacaatagtcgtgggaccaaaatcgACATTTGCTCTAAAGATAATAATGTTAATCGCACTCAAATGAAATACAAttgattattttgttaataatatttcCAATGTTTTATCTCAACTAGTATGAGAGAGGAGGAAAGTGTGATTCTTATTACATGTCATGTAAGTGATTAATATGATCAATTTTgctggaaaaaaaatttaaaaatatttcaattgcacatatttgacttgtttaatgattaagtttaaaaaaaattaatgttaatataatcaattaatgtTGTACACTTGTTAAATTCAATGACTCAATTGAACAGAAATAATAAGTTGAGTGGTATATTTCacacatttttctttaattaattagtagaTCTGTCAAATTAGATGAGTGAGGTGTTTGATTTCTAATCAAATACCGGCCATGATTGACACATggattatttgtgtttaaatgtactccgtattacatgttatattaaacttTGTGTTAGATTATGTCAGGAACACGACTTAAGTACATTTTGATATACGGAGTCGGGTACTATCTTTTAGAACAACGTTACGtttcaaagaaagaaaaaaatcttTTTGAACAAAAATAGGATATGATGTTGTAcgatgttttaaaaattttattatgtacCTTGGATTTGGGCTGTTTTTCACCTTTTTCTTGCCGTACTTTCTCCATTTGTAGCCATCATCCAGTATTTCAATATCTGATTTTGTTTTGAACGCAAACTTTTCAGTCACCCCCGCCGCAGTCCTCTCCATGCCTCCCCCACTATCAGCTGTTATCATCAAATACATTCAGCAAAATGCACATCTGAGTGGGATCTACAATAACACAAGCTCTAACAACAGTCTAAATACAACCATATATATAAGACTAACGATTTAAAATCATTGTTTTTGAGCAAGATCTACAACAACAACAGTCAAAAGGCAAGTTTCTTTGACTTAAAACATAACAATTCTTCATCTTTTTTAGTAGTGACACTATCCTTAGTAGTGGAGTTATTTCGCagtttttgtaggtgtgattagaaaagagaaaatgagatgggaagaaaaaaatataaaagaaataagatttaaaaaatatatataaaacgcCCCAGCAGTTGAGCCTTGAAAGACAGAAGATCAGATGTTACTATACTATGCTCCCCTTCTTTGTAGAGGAACCATTTCCTCTCTCTTCATCTCTCTCATGCCACGGTGGAAAATAATATGACATAAACCAAGTATGATCCCCTGGTAGTGATGCTCTTAGCATCAAGCTTAACACTACGCCAAACTATATATAGTTAGTACTGAAggtacaactttatttctttataccgcACATATTTTTGAGAAGTTGGGTGTTGGACTTAGCTAGATGCCGGGTGTTGGACTTTGCATTTTAAACCCTTTACTAACCTCCCTGTAAAATCCCTAGCCATCGAGTACTAGA
Coding sequences within it:
- the LOC116000315 gene encoding probable WRKY transcription factor 50 is translated as MDGNNHHHHYYTTHHNDDSTFSRQDSGFELSEFFDLDVWPPEEDPVFAVAGHPQNPGQTTAVDAVMVPSGGGGGVFYAGPSSSITDSGGGMERTAAGVTEKFAFKTKSDIEILDDGYKWRKYGKKKVKNSPNPRNYYRCSVNGCQVKKRVERDKEDPSYVITTYVGIHNHQGP